A genome region from Mercenaria mercenaria strain notata chromosome 11, MADL_Memer_1, whole genome shotgun sequence includes the following:
- the LOC123532076 gene encoding uncharacterized protein LOC123532076 isoform X1: protein MEVANTKFSTYGNGMTFDPNKVSLTDVDPVSNVPYLHQSFVLHTFVPIRYVRRQKPFDDPIFTGMYPEGYRIPTVLTNDTKGNVLKKTTFDDAVICMMVGKETVGPDDENAKDIDILTNLGYTRPGYLYLDPKGQTRQAKSAPAISRERTKTMLQSEISSRGTSSRTYLRKQNQMNDESDIAEENESLTPRSFSAKPSAKTKRKKLPDNVEYAFALKHPSWPEPASEWGTRGRNFGWPGKRIEKKILSIGCHVTPGAHPKSEDPDGIEWEYTFYEAERVLDKEAISSVQRQCFIVFCLLCMECLEKKSVSLRQLKSVLYFACETTDPQIWRTNKAVCVNKLLDSLLDGIRNANLPDYFIPKNNTLSHLEKEQLVQLDTDISAARKNPAQFLLQYTNSCAFVNIFPFYCNVGELFKPFMLNADEFSKKQETEKAVRALLTVTDELCSSFYLDAGFESYEESYEEIHIYIQSLIAHGVSGFEETIEYFIKPLQGDKEAQKHLQFLPQLLSQKNISLSEKLPKHEIWRPIRMCRLLIQKFANGKEGSHLFDHLGCMYHSASKVFEDQRQDTLKKADAAFKDALGKDDCGIGTYVDYGRFLCKTKKYEDSLPLLRKVVLKELKNPESMNFYGRMESLVADEFVQREIEATDGFEILSCAYALYLTCECHIQLKKKGDLMKSLKQFEDLCSQLKDPQSLALLGYTLMKLHQFKKAGAFFKQVQELQPQNKLVKDNIAACEKHKARNVSDEELNLDKKLTKLSLWA, encoded by the exons ATGGAGGTAGCAAACACGAAATTCAGCACTTATGG caACGGCATGACGTTTGACCCCAACAAGGTCAGCCTCACCGATGTTGACCCTGTCAGCAATGTACCGTACTTACACcagtcattcgtcctccacacTTTCGTACCTATAAGATATGTCAGGCGACAGAAACCTTTCGACGATCCAATATTTACGGGAATGTATCCAGAGGGATACCGTATTCCAACAGTGCTCAC AAATGATACTAAAGGAAACGTattaaaaaagacaacatttgATGATGCTGTTATATGCATGATGGTGGGAAAGGAAACTGTGGGTCCGGATGACGAGAACGCAAAGGATATAGATATCCTCACAAATTTAGGGTACACACGCCCGGGATATCTCTATCTTGACCCTAAAGGCCAAACACGACAGGCAAAAAGTGCTCCTGCAATCTCGCGAGAACGGACGAAAACGATGTTACAGTCTGAGATCTCGTCACGTGGTACGTCTTCGAGAACTTACCTgagaaaacaaaatcaaatgaatGACGAGTCAGATATTGCAGAAGAGAACGAATCGCTCACTCCTAGATCATTTTCAGCAAAACCCTCAGCAAAAACAAAACGGAAAAAGTTGCCGGACAATGTAGAATATGCCTTTGCACTTAAACATCCTTCTTGGCCGGAACCTGCTTCAGAATGGGGGACACGCGGTCGTAATTTTGGATGGCCTGGGAAAAGGATCGAAAAGAAGATCCTGTCGATAGGATGTCACGTGACCCCTGGAGCTCATCCAAAAAGCGAGGATCCTGATGGAATTGAATGGGAATACACATTTTATGAAGCCGAGCGAGTTCTTGATAAGGAAGCGATATCGTCTGTCCAGCGACAGTGCtttattgttttctgtttgttatGTATGGAATGTCTGGAAAAGAAATCCGTTTCTCTACGTCAGCTTAAATCGGTGTTGTATTTTGCTTGTGAAACAACAGATCCTCAAATATGGCGGACGAACAAGGCTGTTTGCGTCAACAAACTTTTGGACAGTCTACTGGATGGAATTCGAAACGCTAATTTACCTGACTATTTTATACCGAAAAATAACACTTTAAGTCACTTAGAGAAAGAACAATTAGTCCAGTTAGATACAGATATTTCTGCTGCCCGAAAAAATCCTGCACAGTTCTTGTTGCAATACACAAATTCATGCGCATTTGTTAACATATTCCCTTTCTACTGCAACGTTGGTGAACTCTTTAAACCTTTTATGCTGAATGCAGACGAATTTTCGAAAAAGCAGGAAACCGAAAAAGCAGTCAGGGCTCTACTAACTGTAACTGATGAGTTATGCAGCAGTTTTTATTTGGACGCTGGCTTTGAGAGTTATGAGGAGTCGTATGAAGAAATCCACATCTACATACAGTCATTAATTGCTCACGGGGTCTCCGGTTTTGAAGAAACAATTGAGTACTTCATAAAACCTTTGCAAGGCGACAAAGAAGCTCAGAAACATCTTCAATTCTTACCCCAGTTATTGAGTCAGAAGAATATATCGCTCAGTGAAAAGTTGCCGAAACATGAAATTTGGCGCCCGATTAGAATGTGTCGTCTGCTTATACAAAAATTTGCAAACGGCAAGGAAGGATCTCATCTATTTGACCACCTTGGTTGCATGTATCACTCCGCATCGAAAGTGTTTGAAGACCAGCGTCAAGATACACTGAAGAAAGCAGACGCCGCTTTTAAAGATGCGCTTGGTAAGGACGATTGCGGAATTGGCACTTATGTTGACTATGGTCGATTCCTgtgtaaaacaaagaaatatgaGGACAGTTTACCGCTACTGAGAAAAGTGGTCCTAAAAGAATTAAAGAATCCAGAGAGCATGAATTTCTACGGCCGCATGGAATCGCTAGTTGCTGACGAGTTTGTTCAAAGAGAAATAGAAGCAACAGATGGTTTTGAAATATTGTCGTGTGCATACGCGTTGTACCTCACATGTGAATGCCATATTCAGCTGAAAAAGAAAGGCGACCTAATGAAAAGCTTGAAACAGTTCGAGGATCTGTGCAGTCAGTTGAAGGACCCACAATCTTTGGCGTTGCTTGGATACACGTTGATGAAACTACACCAGTTCAAAAAGGCAGGGGCGTTTTTCAAGCAGGTACAAGAGCTACAGCCGCAGAATAAACTCGTGAAAGATAACATAGCGGCATGTGAGAAACATAAGGCTCGAAATGTTTCTGATGAGGAATTGAACCTAGACAAAAAGCTAACGAAACTAAGTTTATGGGCATAA
- the LOC123532076 gene encoding uncharacterized protein LOC123532076 isoform X2 — protein MTFDPNKVSLTDVDPVSNVPYLHQSFVLHTFVPIRYVRRQKPFDDPIFTGMYPEGYRIPTVLTNDTKGNVLKKTTFDDAVICMMVGKETVGPDDENAKDIDILTNLGYTRPGYLYLDPKGQTRQAKSAPAISRERTKTMLQSEISSRGTSSRTYLRKQNQMNDESDIAEENESLTPRSFSAKPSAKTKRKKLPDNVEYAFALKHPSWPEPASEWGTRGRNFGWPGKRIEKKILSIGCHVTPGAHPKSEDPDGIEWEYTFYEAERVLDKEAISSVQRQCFIVFCLLCMECLEKKSVSLRQLKSVLYFACETTDPQIWRTNKAVCVNKLLDSLLDGIRNANLPDYFIPKNNTLSHLEKEQLVQLDTDISAARKNPAQFLLQYTNSCAFVNIFPFYCNVGELFKPFMLNADEFSKKQETEKAVRALLTVTDELCSSFYLDAGFESYEESYEEIHIYIQSLIAHGVSGFEETIEYFIKPLQGDKEAQKHLQFLPQLLSQKNISLSEKLPKHEIWRPIRMCRLLIQKFANGKEGSHLFDHLGCMYHSASKVFEDQRQDTLKKADAAFKDALGKDDCGIGTYVDYGRFLCKTKKYEDSLPLLRKVVLKELKNPESMNFYGRMESLVADEFVQREIEATDGFEILSCAYALYLTCECHIQLKKKGDLMKSLKQFEDLCSQLKDPQSLALLGYTLMKLHQFKKAGAFFKQVQELQPQNKLVKDNIAACEKHKARNVSDEELNLDKKLTKLSLWA, from the exons ATGACGTTTGACCCCAACAAGGTCAGCCTCACCGATGTTGACCCTGTCAGCAATGTACCGTACTTACACcagtcattcgtcctccacacTTTCGTACCTATAAGATATGTCAGGCGACAGAAACCTTTCGACGATCCAATATTTACGGGAATGTATCCAGAGGGATACCGTATTCCAACAGTGCTCAC AAATGATACTAAAGGAAACGTattaaaaaagacaacatttgATGATGCTGTTATATGCATGATGGTGGGAAAGGAAACTGTGGGTCCGGATGACGAGAACGCAAAGGATATAGATATCCTCACAAATTTAGGGTACACACGCCCGGGATATCTCTATCTTGACCCTAAAGGCCAAACACGACAGGCAAAAAGTGCTCCTGCAATCTCGCGAGAACGGACGAAAACGATGTTACAGTCTGAGATCTCGTCACGTGGTACGTCTTCGAGAACTTACCTgagaaaacaaaatcaaatgaatGACGAGTCAGATATTGCAGAAGAGAACGAATCGCTCACTCCTAGATCATTTTCAGCAAAACCCTCAGCAAAAACAAAACGGAAAAAGTTGCCGGACAATGTAGAATATGCCTTTGCACTTAAACATCCTTCTTGGCCGGAACCTGCTTCAGAATGGGGGACACGCGGTCGTAATTTTGGATGGCCTGGGAAAAGGATCGAAAAGAAGATCCTGTCGATAGGATGTCACGTGACCCCTGGAGCTCATCCAAAAAGCGAGGATCCTGATGGAATTGAATGGGAATACACATTTTATGAAGCCGAGCGAGTTCTTGATAAGGAAGCGATATCGTCTGTCCAGCGACAGTGCtttattgttttctgtttgttatGTATGGAATGTCTGGAAAAGAAATCCGTTTCTCTACGTCAGCTTAAATCGGTGTTGTATTTTGCTTGTGAAACAACAGATCCTCAAATATGGCGGACGAACAAGGCTGTTTGCGTCAACAAACTTTTGGACAGTCTACTGGATGGAATTCGAAACGCTAATTTACCTGACTATTTTATACCGAAAAATAACACTTTAAGTCACTTAGAGAAAGAACAATTAGTCCAGTTAGATACAGATATTTCTGCTGCCCGAAAAAATCCTGCACAGTTCTTGTTGCAATACACAAATTCATGCGCATTTGTTAACATATTCCCTTTCTACTGCAACGTTGGTGAACTCTTTAAACCTTTTATGCTGAATGCAGACGAATTTTCGAAAAAGCAGGAAACCGAAAAAGCAGTCAGGGCTCTACTAACTGTAACTGATGAGTTATGCAGCAGTTTTTATTTGGACGCTGGCTTTGAGAGTTATGAGGAGTCGTATGAAGAAATCCACATCTACATACAGTCATTAATTGCTCACGGGGTCTCCGGTTTTGAAGAAACAATTGAGTACTTCATAAAACCTTTGCAAGGCGACAAAGAAGCTCAGAAACATCTTCAATTCTTACCCCAGTTATTGAGTCAGAAGAATATATCGCTCAGTGAAAAGTTGCCGAAACATGAAATTTGGCGCCCGATTAGAATGTGTCGTCTGCTTATACAAAAATTTGCAAACGGCAAGGAAGGATCTCATCTATTTGACCACCTTGGTTGCATGTATCACTCCGCATCGAAAGTGTTTGAAGACCAGCGTCAAGATACACTGAAGAAAGCAGACGCCGCTTTTAAAGATGCGCTTGGTAAGGACGATTGCGGAATTGGCACTTATGTTGACTATGGTCGATTCCTgtgtaaaacaaagaaatatgaGGACAGTTTACCGCTACTGAGAAAAGTGGTCCTAAAAGAATTAAAGAATCCAGAGAGCATGAATTTCTACGGCCGCATGGAATCGCTAGTTGCTGACGAGTTTGTTCAAAGAGAAATAGAAGCAACAGATGGTTTTGAAATATTGTCGTGTGCATACGCGTTGTACCTCACATGTGAATGCCATATTCAGCTGAAAAAGAAAGGCGACCTAATGAAAAGCTTGAAACAGTTCGAGGATCTGTGCAGTCAGTTGAAGGACCCACAATCTTTGGCGTTGCTTGGATACACGTTGATGAAACTACACCAGTTCAAAAAGGCAGGGGCGTTTTTCAAGCAGGTACAAGAGCTACAGCCGCAGAATAAACTCGTGAAAGATAACATAGCGGCATGTGAGAAACATAAGGCTCGAAATGTTTCTGATGAGGAATTGAACCTAGACAAAAAGCTAACGAAACTAAGTTTATGGGCATAA
- the LOC123531639 gene encoding proline-rich transmembrane protein 1-like, whose protein sequence is MADKGNPPPYPGTGAGFEQHSMQNPVAGQTNYGFSSPQQPAYPPQPGYPPQPGYFVGQQHTMNNIVVAQVGGGNVYHEPAPVDYSTQAWIACLCCFWPTGLIAIMKASESRDALARGDLAAARSAANQARQMVRISYVIGIITVVVLVVFIGILYGVVLTSSTSTCCINGDCDYC, encoded by the exons ATGGCAGACAAAG GAAATCCTCCACCCTACCCAGGTACAGGAGCGGGGTTCGAGCAGCACTCCATGCAGAATCCTGTAGCTGGACAGACAAACTATGGTTTCTCAAGCCCACAGCAACCAGCGTATCCTCCTCAACCAGGGTATCCTCCTCAACCGGGCTATTTTGTTGGACAAcaacacaccatgaataatataGTG GTAGCTCAAGTTGGTGGAGGCAATGTGTATCATGAACCAGCGCCTGTGGACTACTCGACACAAGCTTGGATAGCATGCTTATGCTGCTTCTGGCCTACTGGTCTGATCGCCATTATGAAAGCCTCGGAG TCACGTGACGCACTTGCACGTGGTGACCTTGCGGCGGCGAGGTCAGCAGCAAACCAAGCCCGACAAATGGTGCGAATCAGCTACGTCATCGGCATCATTACTGTGGTCGTACTTGTTGTATTCATAGGGATTCTATACGGAGTCGTACTTACATCGTCCACGTCCACGTGCTGTATCAACGGCGACTGCGATTACTGTTGA